The DNA region ATACAGTTCAGAATTTCAGATAACGGCCGGAGACATGGAGCAGCTTCTTCAAGCCCAGCGACGTCGATCGCACATTCAGTAACCGTCGACGCTCTAGCACTGAGCTAAAGTACAATCTTGTGGCTGCTAAGACTTGAAGTTAGAGCATACAAGGCCAAATGAAAACTTAAGGTCTGAATTTAAATTAAATGTGCACTCGATTAACCCTTGTTGCTATCCAGAAGTTGATGAATCAAATAGGTTCTTCTTACCGTGACTAACTCGTTCTAGGCAGGACTTCCGCAGGAGGAGCACTGCATTTCCCTCCCTTGGAACAATATCTACAGTTATTCAGCTAACTAGCAAAAATAATATCCACATGCTGTCCTAACATATCCTTGTTTTTTGGACACATATTTATCCTAATTTACAACAATATTTCTAGATTTGGTCAAGGTTAAATCCTTTTGTCGTCGTTGAAAACGATGACGACATGTGTAGAAGATATACATGTGTACATATGTGATTGTTTCTAATCGAGAACGTATGTGTGTATATTGTTTTTTGAGAACCACATATGCATGTAATCTGACATACAGGAAAAACTACATAAGCACATATAAACATATGTGCGTAAAACACCATGTGTATGTAAATGTTGGATGGTGCCCTCGCCCTACGAAAGAAATGGAGGGAGTAATTCTGGCTGGCAATAAAGAATTCCCGTAAAAAGGATGGTGGTAACATATAACAATATCTTCCAAATCCATAGCCAAATATGTAGAAATTGTTATACCATAGCCAAATATGTAGAAATTGTTATGTATACAGAGGATGTTTAGCTAAATGTCCCTGTATCGATACGCTATTGTTCCATTATGGTTTGGATCCTCGATTACATCAATTTGCATAATGATGTCTCCAAAAAGTGCAGCTCATGAAGAACAAGTGGGAGTCACTTTGCTCGCTGCTGGCATTTGTTCTCTAAATTGAGAATGGAATCATCTTGTCAATGTAGCCTGTAGATGCGCCCAAGTCAACTTGCATCCGCCGCTAAACATCAACAAGGTCACTAGAAAATAGAATGAAAATATAATGAAATGCGTTGAAAGAATAACAGACGCAAAGCAAGGTTAGAACATAAAAAAAAACATTATTGCTACTTGCTAGAATATTTCAATGTTGACCCCATGCCCCCATGCCGTAGTTGAACACCCTAGAAGCAATGTGATAGCTGTTACATTTGTTTGGTATACTCCACTGCCTCATCAGAGCTATAGACAAGAGATTCACTTGAACACTGATGAGCGAGAGCATACTGCCTCACCGGTGTATTTAACATGCGTAAACCGTAAAGGTGACAACACATGTTGTAGGTATTTATATTCATTCGAGTACAACCCCACCCCcatccaaaaaaaaaagttcaCTCATGTTTTTCAGACTAACAGGACCTTCATTCACACAGTTTCTGTCCTATCGTCATGCGTGTGTTACTGACTAAGAAAAAAAACGCATGCAGTTTTTGCAGGTCTGGCTTGTTGGTAGTTAGAATATGTATGCATGGTAAGTAGTCAATTTGTCATGCATATTTCTACCGCCGGTAAGTTCATCTAGTTAGCCTGGCTGCCACGTGGGATTGGGAACGAGATCAAGTGATGGCTACACCGTTTTGGACACGTTTTCGTGTCTGCTAATGTTTGAAGCTGTAAACATACAGCGCGTTCGTTAAGGTCAAACTGAAGATTAAGGTCTAGAATCAGAGTACGTAGATGTAGAAACGTGGCATTTTTTATATGCGATCGATCCAGAACTACTAACCTTGCTGCTCTTCCTCCTATTTTCTAGAAGCGGAATCTGATGGGTTCTTATTACCGTGGTCCGTGGCTCGTTCTTGGAAGGCACTGCATGCACTTATCTTCCAGAGGGAAATATATACCAACGTTATTGTTCAGCTAGCTAgccaaaaaaagaagaagaatctTCCACCTGTTGTTCTATTTCGCTGCTGTGACGATAGCGCTCGGTTGAATCGGCGGAGGAGATGACAATCGGATTAGTTCTGATTCTGGAGGAGTCCACGAATGCGGCCATGGCCAGTCGCCTCCTGCGACAGGTCACTAGTAGACCCGGGGTGCAGCCAAATCGATCGCTGGCTAGCAATCCTCAACGAACTGCGATGGTTTCATTCGTTTCGATTCAGGCAGAGCGCATTGGGTGCGTGCATGATGATATGAGTGTTTGTTTTTGTTTCTGCAACGGGTCGGATAACAATGAGCGACAGCGAGAGTAGCCTTGACTACGGCGGCCAGGTTCGCGAGACGAAGCCGCGGAGCACGTTCCCTTATTGCCTGCTCTCCTGCCTACCCTACCTTCAGCAACAAAGTCATCCAGCGACAAACGTAGCTTGGCCTGACGACTCGAGAGACAAGTCGATCGCTGCTTACTTTTCTCTGGGCGGGCCGGTACAAGTACCGGCGCGCAACGGCACACACCCattcatccatccatccatagCTACGCAGCTCCGGATACACCAGCCATTTCTTGCTGCCTCCCGATCGAGCAGTAGCAGACACGTACAAAATGTGCGAGGGCGGGCGGCCGGAAGCAGCGTCCATGGCCGCCGGAAGCGTCCATGGCGCGGCGGGGCTGAGTTTTGCGGAACAAGAGgctgcgggcggaggaggaggaagagcagCGAAGGGGATGCGGAGGCCGAGAGGGTGGACAGCCGTCGCCTTCATCATCGGTCTCCATCTCTctgcacttttaaatttgaaGCATATGCATGTTTCTGAAGTGCATTTGCTACTATTGTTTTCAAGGTTCTTGCATCGGATTCCTACTGATAAAGGGCTGGGATGGTGTTTGAAAAATTAATTGTGTTTTCGAGCGCTTTGAAGATTTTCACATCCTTCACTATCTAAGAAAAAATGTTTCAAAAAAACATGGTATGTAGATGGActttcttaaaaaaaaaggtCCTGAAGGAGTCTCACCGTTTGACTTCACTCATGTGACGCTCGCGCGTGCTGCGTGCACGGATGCAATGATGCAGGTTTCTTCGCGGCGGCTTCAATGGCGAGCAGCTCGTTCGGCACGCCCCTCGCGAGTTACCTGATCAGCCGCTACAACATGAAGGGGAATGCCGCAACAAACGTGAGCAACGTCTACAGTGGCCTGCTCAGTTTCGCGCCAGTGGTTGGAGCCTTCGTCGCCGACTCATTCTGGGGAAGATTCAGAACCATGCTGTTCGGATCTGTATTCGGGGTTATTGTGAGTTATCATCTCAAGTCCCATGtcatttgaaattattttttttCAAATGATTTCATGATGAATGCATAGGTGCACGCCTGACTGACCGACCGACCATCTTGGGGTGTCACGCACGCAGGGAATGGTGGTCATCACCCTGTCGGCGACAATCCGCCAGCTCAAACCGCCGTCGTGCAGCGCCGCGGCCCGGCAAGCCGGCACGTGCGCCGGCCCGTCGGCCCTCCACCGCGCCGTGCTCTACGTTGGGATGGGCCTGCTCGTGGTGTCCGCGGGCGGCACGAACCCGACCGCCCTGCCCTTCGGCGCGGACCAGTTCGACGAGACCAACGAGCGGCACAAGGCCGGGCTCACCCGCTACTTCAACTGGTACTACGCCGTCGCGATGATGGCCACGTTCCTGGCGCTCACGGTCATCGTCTACGTCCAGGACAAGGTGAGCTGGGGCCTCGGCTTCGCCATCCCCACGGTGCTCACGCTCGTCACCTTCGCCGTCTTCCTCGCCGGCACCGCGGTCTACGTCTACGTGCCGCCGGAGGGAAGCATCTTCTCGAGCGTCGCGCGGGTGGTCGTCGCGTCGTGCCGCAAGTGGAGGCTCCGGCTGCCGCACCCGGACGACGCTCGGCGCCAGGAGGAGGTCCTGTACAGCTACAGCCCGCCTGTTCCCGCGGCCGGGAACGACGGGCCCCGCCGCGTCTTCAGGCTCCCCCTCACGCTGCAGCTCAGCTTCCTGAACAAGGCGGCCTTCGTGACGGACGCCGACGAGGTGCGGCCCGACGGCTCCCCGGCGAGGCCGTGGAACCTGTGCAGCGTGCAGCAGGTGGAGGAGGTGAAGTGCCTCGTGAAGATCATCCCCATGTGGGTCTCCGGCGTGGTCTGGTTCGTCGTGTTGACGGAGATGAGCAACTACACGTACATCCAGGCTTTAACCATGGATCTCCACATGGGCAGCCGCTTCACCATCCCGCCGGTGTCGATCCTCGCCGTGTTCAACCTCTCCGTGGCGCTCTTCGCGCCCGTCTTCGACCTGCTCATCTCCGGCGCCGCGCGGTATCTCACcaaggcgggcggcggcggtggcggcgtcaCTTTGCTCCAGAGGCAGGGCGCCGGTCTGGTGGTCGGCTCGCTGGCGTTAGTGGTCGCGGCCGCCGTGGAGCGCAGGCGGAGGGACTCCGCGCTGGGCCACGGCGATGGCGTGTCCCCGCTGTCCGCGTTCCTCCTCGCGCCGCAGCTCGCCGTGATGGGCGCGTCGGGCGCGCTCAGCATGATCGGGCAGATGGAGTTCTACAACACGCAGTTCCCGGACCAGATGCGCACGCTGGCCAACGCGGCGTTCTACTGCGCGCAGGGCGCCAGCAGCTACCTGGCCACCCTCGCGGTCGACGTCGTGAACGCGAGGACGAGGCGCCGCGGCGGGTCCGCCGGCTGGGTCAGCGACGACATCAACGCCGGGAGGATCGACTACTTCTACTACACCATGGCCGTGCTCGGCGCGGTCAACTTCGTCTACTTCCTCGTGTGCTCGCACTTCTACCGCTACAAGGGTGAGCAGGCTCCTGAGTCTGCTGGACCTGAACTTCCATCTGACACTGACAGTGCTCGCACAAGCGGCACCGAGGCCGCGCTCCTAAAGACGTAGCCACTATAGAAAAGAGAGAGCACTGTCTTTAGGCCACTAGAGGCCGCGCTCCATCTGGATAGCCACTAGAGGCCGCGCTCCATCTAGATCATTCTTTATATAATATGTTGAATCATTCTTGATCTTCTCGTGtggacaccccccccccccccgccccccgaaTTACTAATTACTGAATTTTGTGGCGTTTTCCTTCTTCAACCAGTGAATAAGTCAGTACTGCTAAAACATTCATATTAAGCGTGTTTATGATGGATTTTTTTTATACACAAAAACTAACATTCCTTTTTGTAACTCGAGCTATCCAAGATAATTTATTTATGATTGTGAAAAAGAAGTATTTTGAATTGTGGGAGATTCCTAAGCACACGGCTCAACGTCAAATTTTTTTTTGGAAGCagcatttcaaattattttttaGATAAAGGACCAGCCGGCCTCTATATGTGGATATATACAACCAAAGCATTTCAGGGGACACATATCAAATCATATCCACACATTTCATAGGACATCCTAATCCACGCGATTCcgaccaaggaaacaacaagtCTTAATTTTCTTTTGCTAGAACTTTAGTCTCCATGACTTTCCTTTCTAAGATTTTTTATGGATAATTTTTTTCACCCAACTTCCCATGCCAACATGTCAGGAGTATATAATTTTCAGGAGATCTTTTTTGAGGGACTTTTCACGATAACCTATTCAAACATCAAAACATGTTTTCTGTGCAAATTCTTACTTCTTCAAAATAATCTGTTCAAAGAAGATTCCATGAAACTTCTTGAAACAAGTTTTGTGAAGAAAAAACTTAATTGAATAAGCTTTCTCGAAGCTTCTTATAAATTTTTTTTTCTGGAGAGCTTATTGTAGATAAATTCTACATAATACTTTTAGCCTTTTTAAAAACAATGATGAAAGGAGGTGTTGGATTGGACAGAGTAGATCTAGTTTTTTTTTAGTGGACCTAGTTTTTAGCATACTTTGTTTGCTAATGTAGCCACACGATATCTGACAAGATTGCTGTAAAGTTACCCGTTATTGAAGAAGTGAAGTATAGGTTTCAAAAAATTGGTTGCTTAAAATTTGACTTTCAGCTCTCAAATGGCGAAACTTTCCCCTCAACTTGAGGATTTTGGATCACCCACCAGCCGGACTCGAGACTGGTCAGGTGAGTTCAGATACCAAGCTTGGTCGGTTTGTGTTGAGCTTGGATCATCCACCTGCAGCAGCATGAGGAGGAACACAGCCACAGAGGAATATGTGCCAAGGCTGATTAGCCAAGTAAACACACGGTACTCTCGTATATGTTACAAAAGCAGTGTCATGCTTGGTTGAACTCCAAAAGTGCAAGCGACGCATCGCTCCAACCATCACAATCAGTTCTATTCATATTATTAATCACAATATATACGTAGCGCACATAGCAGATACGGTTCCCTGCCACCACTCCTGCAACTCCCCATGTACATGCCAACAACAGGCAACAAGCCACCAGAAGCCTGTAGCTAGAAACGCTCTCTGTTCATGGCAGCAGCGGAGGAGCCTGCAGGGGGAGGCATGGATCCCGCCTTGTACAAGGCCGCGACGCAGGGGTGCGTGCGGAGCCTGAGGCAGCTGGTGGTAAAGGACGTCAAGATCCTCAACTCCAAGACTCCCCAGGGCAACACGGCGCTCCACGTCGCCGCCCTTTACGGCCACCCCAACTTCGCCCGCGAGGTCCTCAAAGTGAGCGAGGAGCTGCTCGTTGCCAAGAACGCCGACGGAGATACCCCGCTGCACTTGGCGGCCCGGAATGGCAAGGTGAAGGTGGCGGAGCTGATCATAAGCCGCGCCCAGGCGTGGCCGGCGGACCTCAACGCCGATGACGCAGTGCTCAAGAGCCCCCTGATCATTGCGAACGGCAATGGCAACACCCCGCTCCACGAGGCGGTGCTGCACCAGAACAACGCCGTGGCGCTGAAGCTGCTCGACGCCGACAGCAAGCGCGCCCACGACCTCAATGACAAGAACGAGTCGCCACTGGACATGGCCGCCCGCGAGGGCCTCGTCCAGGTCGTCCGCAAGATAGTCAACGTCCCCTGGGTGCCGACGGACTTCATCCAATCCGTCGGCGGCACGGCTCTGCACCAGGCCGTGCTCGGCGGCCACACCCGTAAGTTAATTAGCACCCAATTTTTCCTCTTCCATTGCCAACCGTTCGCATGCATAGCCTGCAACTCTAATGCGCTAACGCTGCAGGGGTCGTGGAGATCCTGCTAGACAAACACCCGGAGCTGCTGGACCTAACAGACCCCGACAGCAACAACGCTCTGCACTACGCGGCGCAGAAGGACCGGAAGCGAGAGGTGGAGATACTGCTCAAGAAGCGGACGGAGCTGGCCTACAAGCCAAACAGCCAGAAGCAGACTCCGCTGCACATCGCGGCGCACCAGGGATCCACAGATGCCGTCAGGGCGCTGCTCCGGCACTGCTCCGACGTGGCCGAGATGGTGGACTCCTACGGCCAGAACGCCTTCCACGCCTCCGTCACCAGCGGCAAGGCGAACGCGCTCAGGTGCCTGCTCCGCCATGTCCGTCCAGCGGACCTGCTCAACCGCGTCGACGGAAACGGCAACACGCCTCTGCACATAGCTGCCAAGATGGGCCACGTCCACtccgcgctgctgctgctcaagGACCGCCGCGTCGACCCCTGCGTCCTCGACAAAGACAACCAGACGGCGCGGAGCCTCGTCGAGAAGAAGTTGCACACCGGCCTGATGGACACCTACGAGATGTACCTCTGGAAGCAGCTCAAGCGTCAGGAGTCCATCAGATGCCGAAAGCAGCAGTTGCCGCCCCTCACCTTCGGCGGTGATAGCAGGACCTCCAGCCACAAGTACTTCGAGCGCAGCGTCGAGACCTACATCCTCGTGGCCACCCTCATCGCCACCGTCACCTTCGCCGCCACCTTCACCATGCCCGGCGGCTACGACCAGACCAAGGGCATCGCGCTTCACGGCCACAACACTGCCTTCAAGATCTTCGTCATCTCCAACACCGTCGCCATGTGCAGCTCCATCGTCGTCGTCTACTGCTTCATCTGGGCCTGGAAAAATCCCCTCAAGTTCAAGGTCGACAAGCTCTTGTGGGGCCACAGGCTCACTATGATTGCCGGTCTCGGCATGCTCGTCTCGCTCATGGCTGCTGTCTACATTACCGTGGCACCCACGTCACGATGGCCCGCTTATGTAGTCATAGCCATCGGCATGAGCACTCCGGTTGCTGTCGTCCTTATGCTGGGCAAGGAGGTGATGTTCGTGCCGCTCTAAACAGCGGGGGGTGAAAATTCCTTTGGATTGTGTTTTGCAGTTGCAAGCTTTTGGCATATACTAGTACGTACACAGCGGTGTTTGCCATTGGTACGCAGATAGCCCTTTCTCTGAATTTTTGATGCTTTGATCAGAATTTTTTGCCTAAAATTTGATTGCTGATTTGAAATATTATTCAATTTGAGCTCCAATTCGGTACTTTGTTCTGAAATTTCATTGCTTCTGCAATGCTCGTGCTTATTGTGATGCAACAGTAAACAAAGGTGCATGAGCTGTGACGCTGTGTTAAGCTCATGCCTTGCATATCTGCTTATCCAAACAACTTCTTTCCAGCGGAAATATAATACCTTATATTCCAGGAGTTTTCTTGTGCACAAAAAAATACAAGTGTAACCCAATTACATGTGAAAATAATTACAAGACTGCCAAACATGCCCTTAACGGTAAAAAAAATCTCTGTGTTTTTGGGATCATATACCAATGCAACTGTACAAATCCCAAAACGAGATATGGGCCGTGGTGAGATACATGACACGGTTGGATGAGCAAAAGGTCTGAATATACTGTAGGAAGGAAAAAAATAGGTATAGTTGGCTAAACAGGACAGGCCAAACGGGCAGTCCGGGAAAGCATGGTCCAAGCAAAATCTAACACGATTGCTTTTGATACAATTGCTATATAGTGCCCGAGCCGGCACGACATGATTGTGCGGACCGTGCTTAGACTGTCACACCGGCCCGTAGTGCCGGCCCAACTAAGAGCTAGGCCCGATAGCAGTCCATTAATAGTCCATTGCTCGCATCTTCTTATACATAATCTCCCATCAACTGTAATTTTCATCTCTCTCCTCCTATCTAGCCGCcactctcctcctctccctttcgCACGCCCGATGGCTGGCGGCCTCCCCGCACCCTCATCGCTGGCCTGCCCACATCCCTCGCCGTCGCTGGTGGCCTCCTCCCTGCGCCACTCACCGTCGTCTGTGGTCTCCTCGCGCGCCTCCCTATCGCTGCTGACCTCCCGACACACCCCGTCGTCGCCACTAGCCTCACCGCGTAGCCGCTCCTACTGCAGTTGGACTACGCCGTTGGCGGCATCGAGCTTGGGCCGGCACGGCACGCGCAGGCCGACATGCTAATCGTGTCGGCACAGCACGACCGCGCGCCCTTTGTGCCATGCCTGGGCAGCGGTGGCGGCTTGCCGTGCCAGCACAGCACGGCGCGACTAAGCGATCGTGACTGACAGTGTCATAGGTTGTCGTGCCTGAGCCACGCGAtgttaggctatctccagcgatgtCCTCTAAATTCCATCCCCCTATTTCCATCCTCCATATTaacttcattctctataccaaTTTTTACTCCAACAACATTCTCTATCAACatcctctataccccacaatctcaatTTTCTATCATATCTTCCAACTGCTCTTTCCCCAACCCCCAACCGCCGTGcctcccgcgcccctccgccccgccctccgcccccccctccgccgcccggcgccccctccccctccgcgcccctcctcctccgcgcctcccctgccgcccctccccctccgcgcccgccgccccctccccctccgccccctcctcctccgcgcctcccctgccgcccctcctcctccgcgcccggcgccccttccccctccgccgcccggcacccctccccctccgcgccccgcgcctcccctgccgcccccccttctcctccgcccgcgccgcctcctccgcgccgcccgcgcccctcctcctcctcctccgcccgcccgcgccccgcctcctcctcctccgcccgcccccccttctcctccgcccgcgcctccgcctccgcgcctccctccgcccgccgcccgccgcccgcgccaccgcgtccgcctccgcctccgcccgcgcccctcctcctcctcctccgcccgcccgcgccccgcctcctcctcctccgcccgcccccccttctcctccgcccgcgcctcctcctccgcgccgcccgcgcccctcctcctcctcctccgcctccgccgcccctccgcctcccccctccgcctccgcccgcgcctccgcctctcctcctccgcccgccgcctccgcctctcctcctccgcctccgcctccgcccgccgcctccgcctctcctcctccgcctccgcctccgcccgccgcccgcgcctccgcctccgcgccccgccgtccgcgcctccgcctccgcgccccgccgtccgcgcctccgcctccacGCCCCGCCGCAGCCCCTCCGCGCCCCGCCGGCCTCGCcccgccgctccggccgcgccccgccgccccgccgctgaCGCGTGGCAGTGGCACCGGGATGGAGGACGCCGCGCGGCCCTtcctctgtgcgggacgcagcGTTCCTCCTCCATTTTGGAGCACGCGACAGTGGATGCCGTTGGAGCCTCACCGGAGCTACAGTGTCCCGTATTTTTACGGAACAGGACGTTTTACCGGGTCtcgctggagacagccttagGCTGTCTCCAACGGGAGACTCTAAACCGTTGTctactctatatatagagaagattccgttctctatatgctccagcagcgttctctaaatggtcctctaaaatagagaacgctacaggtttcctctatacatagagattctctctcatcttctctattttttctttacgttttaaacactggattaaataaaaataaaatatgtccatagcatttgaggtatgataaatacatacgtacaaaaatttggaactaaatacgtttctaatatagggtttaatgtatagagaacgagatttaaaGAACGTTGTTgtagagaaatgagatatatagaggagagaatcttgtagagaagttTGTAAATGACGGATAtagagaacgacggttggagatagccttagGACCTGGTTATACCGGGCGATTCGTTTGGCCAACTATAAGAACAGAAACAAGTATATGGGCCACTCCATGCGTCCATATCTGCTGGATAAAACGGCTGCGTACATCTTCGAAGTAGCAAAAGCGGACAGTAGACAGATACCTAAGCTTGATCGGCTTATTTTGAGCTTGCAGCTGCAGCAGCACGGAGAGAACTCGGTTATGTGCCAAGATTGGTTTCCCAAACAAATATCAATCTCTATCTCTACTACTAATATTTATTACCGGGGGCGACCGTCGCCCCCTGGGTCGTTAGTCACGCCGGCTGCGATTTTTGGCCGTACGATCGTCCTCCTTGCCGCTCGACAATGGCAGACCCTCTGATCTGATGTACGCTCCGCTGGATCGCGCGTCCCATCGTTCGGCTTGCTCAGCCCTTCGCCGACCCCCTCGCGCCTCTCTCCCCCCGCTCGCGCCACACGAGACCGCGGGCGCCTCCgggctcgccggcgcgcgcggccgcctcCAGTCTCCCCGGCTCTTGTCTCGCGACCTCCTCCCAGCGCCGACGCCCACGCCCACCCCCACCCCCGTgctacgccgccgccgccgcatccctGACCCCTGCCCCACGACCCGACCCCGGCGCCCACCCCGCCCTCGCTGCTGTGCCGGGGCCGCAGCGGCAGCCCTGAGCCCTCCCCCACGACCCCACCCCGGCTTGCCGCCCTCCGCACCGCCGCGCCCTCCGCGACTCCGGACTTCCCGCGCATCCTCGATGCGCCGCCCTCCGTCGAGCCGGACGCCCGGCCGCGAGTCCTCGGCGCGCCGCCTTCCGTACCGCCGGacacgccgccgcgccgcggctcCCGCCACCTAGATGCGTATCCGCAACTGCCGACGGCCCGACGCGACTCCGCCCACCTCATGAGATCCAGTTCCCACGCCCGCCCTCACCCAACATCCAGTCCGCCCTCTGGCGACTGCCTCTGCGGCAGCCGGGCGGTGAACAGATGTATTGGGCTTCGCCTTGCGATGAAGGCTGTGCAGCGGCCACACCCCAGTGTCGATGGTCGACGACGCCATGCCGCTGGCGGAGGCCTCAGAGAGGTCCACCTGTGACCAGAGCGCAGAGGGGGCGGCAAAGGAGGCACCAACGGCATCGGAGAAGACGGCCGGAGGCAGGTATATAATCACCGCTCATGTTATTCTGATACCGTGGAGGCCAGCCTGACCATCCGCGCAAGAAGCTGCCGCTCCGCCAGGCAGCGGATGCTTGGACATGGAGCCGGTTTCGAGTGATCACGTGGAGGCATTTGAGATTCTTCTAGGCTTCAAGCGCAGTGCTCTGCTCCCCTTTGTTTTACTGATGCTGTTCTGAACTAAATAGAAAGCAAACGCCGATAACCTCTGGAACTACCACACTGCCTTGCTcatgtttttttcttttgataACCTTGCTCATGGCGTTGTGCTGTTGTCTTGTGTGTACGCGTAGCTGATGCCTGATGATGACATTGCCAATGGACACATTCAGGTATACCTCTTTGTATGCAAGCTAGGTGTCCAATGAACGTACTAACATTATGCCATTGCAAAGGTGAAACTTGAGATAACAGTGAAAAAGCACCGAGGCTTCAGGTTTGAGGTTTTTTGGCCGAGATCGCAAGGGTACAATGAGGTGGTTACTGCTAGTTGGCAAAAAGAATTACGGGTAACAAATCCGTATCTGAGGTTGCATACCAAATTAGAGCGAACCAGCAAGGCTCTCAGGAAATGGGCAAGGTCTTTGATTGGAAACAATTGTCTGCTTCTATGTGCGGCTAGAATGCTGATCGGGATACTTGATGTAGTGCAAGAGTTTCGGCAGCTCAGTGACCAGGAACTCAGTCTGAAACGTGACTTGAAAGTACGTTTTCTAGGCATGACAGCAGTTGAAAAATTGAGAGCTAAGCAAGCAGCGAGATTAGCAAAAGTAAAGGCAGCAGAAGCCAGCTCTAAGTTGTTTTACTTGCAAGCCAATGGTCGTAGGCGGAAAAATTTTATTCAGGCTATCAATTCTGGTGAGGAGACTTGTTTTTCTCATGAAGACAAAGCAGCAGCGATTTTcaggggctgtttggagtggCGCCTAACCCGCCACAGCGTGCCTAACTTGTGGCGCTCAAAACGGTCGCCACACCTGTGGCGGAAAAAGTGTGGCGCGCCGTGGCGGGTTAGgcggcactccaaacagcccctcAATCACTTCAGCTCTCACTTTGGTAGGCCGCCGCCCAGAGTTGCATCGCTGAATTGGGAGGCTCTGGGTTTGCAGCAGCACAATCTAGCACATTTAGAGGAAGCTTTcacggaggaggaggtgaaAGAGGTAATTGATGATCTTGCTGCTGACAAAGAGCCGGTC from Panicum hallii strain FIL2 chromosome 9, PHallii_v3.1, whole genome shotgun sequence includes:
- the LOC112877188 gene encoding protein NRT1/ PTR FAMILY 2.13-like, whose protein sequence is MAAGSVHGAAGLSFAEQEAAGGGGGRAAKGMRRPRGWTAVAFIIGFFAAASMASSSFGTPLASYLISRYNMKGNAATNVSNVYSGLLSFAPVVGAFVADSFWGRFRTMLFGSVFGVIGMVVITLSATIRQLKPPSCSAAARQAGTCAGPSALHRAVLYVGMGLLVVSAGGTNPTALPFGADQFDETNERHKAGLTRYFNWYYAVAMMATFLALTVIVYVQDKVSWGLGFAIPTVLTLVTFAVFLAGTAVYVYVPPEGSIFSSVARVVVASCRKWRLRLPHPDDARRQEEVLYSYSPPVPAAGNDGPRRVFRLPLTLQLSFLNKAAFVTDADEVRPDGSPARPWNLCSVQQVEEVKCLVKIIPMWVSGVVWFVVLTEMSNYTYIQALTMDLHMGSRFTIPPVSILAVFNLSVALFAPVFDLLISGAARYLTKAGGGGGGVTLLQRQGAGLVVGSLALVVAAAVERRRRDSALGHGDGVSPLSAFLLAPQLAVMGASGALSMIGQMEFYNTQFPDQMRTLANAAFYCAQGASSYLATLAVDVVNARTRRRGGSAGWVSDDINAGRIDYFYYTMAVLGAVNFVYFLVCSHFYRYKGEQAPESAGPELPSDTDSARTSGTEAALLKT
- the LOC112877197 gene encoding ankyrin repeat-containing protein ITN1-like, with the protein product MDPALYKAATQGCVRSLRQLVVKDVKILNSKTPQGNTALHVAALYGHPNFAREVLKVSEELLVAKNADGDTPLHLAARNGKVKVAELIISRAQAWPADLNADDAVLKSPLIIANGNGNTPLHEAVLHQNNAVALKLLDADSKRAHDLNDKNESPLDMAAREGLVQVVRKIVNVPWVPTDFIQSVGGTALHQAVLGGHTRVVEILLDKHPELLDLTDPDSNNALHYAAQKDRKREVEILLKKRTELAYKPNSQKQTPLHIAAHQGSTDAVRALLRHCSDVAEMVDSYGQNAFHASVTSGKANALRCLLRHVRPADLLNRVDGNGNTPLHIAAKMGHVHSALLLLKDRRVDPCVLDKDNQTARSLVEKKLHTGLMDTYEMYLWKQLKRQESIRCRKQQLPPLTFGGDSRTSSHKYFERSVETYILVATLIATVTFAATFTMPGGYDQTKGIALHGHNTAFKIFVISNTVAMCSSIVVVYCFIWAWKNPLKFKVDKLLWGHRLTMIAGLGMLVSLMAAVYITVAPTSRWPAYVVIAIGMSTPVAVVLMLGKEVMFVPL